The following are encoded in a window of Salvelinus fontinalis isolate EN_2023a chromosome 40, ASM2944872v1, whole genome shotgun sequence genomic DNA:
- the LOC129839276 gene encoding probable inactive protein kinase DDB_G0270444, producing MDQLLEKRITETCRVKAECHVRAVKEEEEENAVKEEVENAVKEEVEENAVKEEVEENAVKEEVEENAVKEEVEENAVKEEVEERAVKEEEEENAVKEEEEENAVKEEVENAVKEEVEENAVKEEVENAVKEEEEENAVKEEVENAVKEKEEENAVKEEEVENAVNEEVENAVKEEVENAVKEEVENCSQCGKAFIQSSDLKKHHRTHTGEKLFHCSQCGKSLSVIKSEDTPANSHSLPCLNPSPRVLTVVFQHREAHSGAQRWSL from the exons ATGGACCAGTTGTTAGAGAAGCGAATCACTGAAACGTGTAGGGTGAAGGCAGAGTGCCACGTAAG AGcagtcaaagaggaggaggaggagaacgcagtcaaagaggaggtggagaacgCAGtcaaggaggaggtggaggagaatgcagtcaaagaggaggtggaggagaatgcagtcaaagaggaggtggaggagaacgcagtcaaagaggaggtggaggagaacgcagtcaaagaggaggtggaggagagagcagtcaaagaggaggaggaggagaacgcagtcaaagaggaggaggaggagaacgcagtcaaagaggaggtggagaacgcagtcaaagaggaggtggaggagaatgcagtcaaagaggaggtggagaacgcagtcaaagaggaggaggaggagaatgcagtcaaagaggaggtggagaacgCAGtcaaagagaaggaggaggagaacgcagtcaaagaggaggaggtggagaacgCAGTCAACGAGGAGGTGGAGAATGCAGtcaaagaggaggtggagaatgcagtcaaagaggaggtggagaactGCTCTCAGTGTGGCAAGGCTTTCATTCAATCATCAGATCTGAAGAAACACCATAGAACTCACACCGGAGAGAAGCTTTTCCACTGctctcagtgtgggaagagtttgtCAGTCATCAAATCTGAAGACACACCAGCTAACTCACACAG CCTTCCATGTCTGAACCCAAGTCCCCGGGTTCTTACTGTGGTGTTCCAGCACAGAGAAGCTCACAGTGGGGCCCAGAGATGGTCTCTGTGA